One window from the genome of Leptospira wolffii serovar Khorat str. Khorat-H2 encodes:
- a CDS encoding tetratricopeptide repeat protein, which translates to MGFRDLIVSAIHRERQREFTKAFNLYKESLNFTQNSKTILKVKNRQAWCQYYIGNTRETLNLFQELLDHFSSHPESRLYYANYLIKVHNYKLAKKILSHAIELFPDQLELYLTLASLLKDTDRSNEAIQILKQALAQEKLSRGRGIKRKDIWAELGYLYFQRGDYNSALASLKTAMRMDEEETFLHYDMIAQCYLKVADHKNALKFIDLYIKYFGESDADILVIKARAHAQLSESHLACASLLQAYSLENGLKLSAEDMVDFGPLLQTGFFDTLENVEIDEA; encoded by the coding sequence GTGGGATTTAGGGATCTAATCGTTAGCGCCATCCATAGGGAAAGGCAGAGAGAATTCACCAAAGCATTCAATCTATACAAGGAGTCCCTGAATTTTACCCAGAATTCCAAAACGATTCTGAAGGTCAAAAATCGCCAGGCTTGGTGCCAGTATTATATTGGAAATACCAGAGAGACTCTGAACCTATTCCAAGAGCTCTTGGATCATTTTTCCTCTCATCCGGAAAGCAGACTCTATTATGCGAACTACCTAATCAAAGTTCACAATTACAAACTCGCAAAAAAGATTCTCTCTCATGCGATCGAACTCTTTCCGGATCAACTGGAGCTCTACCTCACTCTCGCGAGCCTTCTCAAAGACACGGATCGTTCCAACGAGGCGATCCAAATTCTAAAGCAAGCCTTGGCCCAGGAAAAATTATCCAGAGGTAGAGGGATCAAGAGAAAGGATATCTGGGCGGAGTTGGGTTATTTGTATTTCCAACGGGGAGATTATAACTCCGCTTTGGCCTCCTTAAAGACCGCGATGAGAATGGACGAAGAGGAGACGTTTCTCCATTACGATATGATCGCCCAATGTTACCTAAAGGTAGCGGATCATAAGAACGCTTTGAAATTCATAGACCTTTACATCAAATATTTCGGAGAATCGGACGCGGATATCCTCGTCATCAAGGCCAGAGCTCATGCGCAGCTTTCCGAAAGTCATTTGGCCTGCGCTTCCTTGCTGCAGGCCTACTCCCTGGAGAACGGACTCAAACTCTCCGCGGAAGATATGGTGGACTTCGGGCCTCTTCTCCAAACAGGATTCTTCGACACTCTGGAGAATGTGGAGATAGACGAGGCCTGA
- a CDS encoding NAD(P)/FAD-dependent oxidoreductase, whose translation MKFDYEALIVGGGPAGLSAAMTLGRISRTALLCDDNRPRNLASSHINNLPSRDGIHPAEWRKQVRKDLEKYKTIQSYQGSVLSLEKIGNGFRAKMDSGSEYLFKKVILAYGIQDRLPPVPGFRELWGKSVFHCPFCHGYEAKGFKLGLVSNNEMTFHMLPLVQSLSSDLILFTNGKAIFSEENRQLLENNGIQLIEEEISNLDFEGEELKSVELSNGKRIERQALFCPPNFPLELKSKLGENLGCERNEFGVYKVDEKGQTTVEGVFACGDNSSMRHSVVLAVASGAIAGSGVVFDLLNESFRSAKR comes from the coding sequence ATGAAATTCGATTATGAAGCGTTAATAGTAGGGGGAGGGCCTGCGGGATTATCCGCCGCCATGACTTTGGGACGTATCAGTAGGACCGCGTTACTCTGCGACGATAATCGTCCCAGAAACCTAGCCTCTTCTCATATAAATAATCTTCCGAGTAGGGACGGGATTCATCCTGCGGAATGGAGAAAACAGGTTCGAAAGGATTTGGAAAAATATAAGACGATCCAATCTTATCAAGGATCGGTTCTATCCTTGGAAAAAATCGGAAACGGATTTCGAGCTAAGATGGATTCAGGTTCCGAATATTTATTCAAGAAGGTGATCCTCGCTTACGGCATCCAAGATCGTTTGCCTCCCGTTCCAGGATTCCGAGAGTTATGGGGTAAATCCGTTTTCCATTGTCCTTTTTGCCACGGATATGAGGCCAAGGGCTTTAAGCTAGGATTGGTTTCCAATAACGAAATGACGTTTCATATGTTGCCTTTGGTCCAAAGTCTTTCTTCCGATTTGATCTTATTTACGAACGGAAAAGCGATCTTTTCGGAGGAGAATCGGCAACTCTTGGAGAACAACGGAATCCAATTGATAGAGGAGGAAATTTCTAATCTGGATTTCGAGGGAGAAGAATTGAAATCCGTCGAACTCTCTAACGGTAAACGGATAGAAAGACAGGCACTATTCTGCCCGCCGAATTTTCCTTTGGAGCTCAAATCCAAGTTGGGAGAAAATCTAGGCTGCGAAAGAAACGAATTCGGAGTCTATAAGGTGGACGAAAAAGGACAGACTACCGTGGAAGGAGTCTTTGCTTGCGGGGACAATTCCAGCATGCGCCATTCTGTAGTATTGGCAGTCGCTTCGGGAGCGATCGCAGGATCCGGAGTAGTATTCGATTTATTGAATGAATCTTTCAGGTCGGCGAAAAGATAA
- a CDS encoding efflux RND transporter periplasmic adaptor subunit, with the protein MNKLIAWVRQLKDSKKGKVILSLIVLLPLLVFSLLVFRGGREEVSPKVGPIVELVYSLGTVKSDRVYHLKLGVTASIRKLYVQEGQEVKQGAQLLDTDSGTLFRAPFTGTVTSLPFREGEVVMPGNAVLTILDLKKTYVLLSLDQDSMLRIRPGQKAELSFETIRGNKLSGTVSRVYPSDGQFYVNVEVASMPEGVLPEMTADVAVEVSRKEKALLIPVKALEKGRVRIRREGKSKWVEAKIGAVDGEWCEVLDQSILETDLILMDRK; encoded by the coding sequence ATGAACAAACTAATCGCATGGGTTCGGCAACTCAAAGATTCTAAAAAAGGGAAAGTTATCCTTTCCTTAATCGTTTTATTACCCTTACTGGTTTTCTCTTTATTGGTATTTAGAGGAGGGAGGGAGGAAGTTTCACCTAAGGTCGGACCGATCGTAGAATTGGTCTATTCGCTCGGAACCGTTAAATCCGATCGGGTCTACCATCTGAAATTAGGCGTAACTGCTTCTATCCGTAAGCTATATGTTCAGGAAGGACAGGAAGTAAAGCAAGGTGCGCAGCTTTTGGATACGGATAGCGGTACTCTTTTTAGGGCCCCTTTCACGGGAACCGTTACCTCTCTCCCTTTTAGAGAGGGAGAGGTGGTCATGCCCGGGAATGCCGTATTAACGATTCTTGATCTAAAGAAGACATACGTTCTTCTCTCCTTGGATCAGGATTCCATGCTTAGAATCAGACCCGGCCAGAAGGCGGAGTTGAGCTTCGAGACCATCAGAGGCAATAAATTGAGCGGAACGGTAAGTCGGGTGTATCCTTCCGACGGACAATTTTACGTTAATGTAGAAGTCGCTTCCATGCCGGAGGGAGTTCTTCCCGAAATGACCGCGGATGTCGCGGTGGAAGTCTCCAGAAAGGAAAAGGCTCTCTTGATTCCCGTCAAGGCCTTGGAAAAGGGAAGAGTTCGGATTCGGAGGGAAGGAAAATCCAAATGGGTGGAGGCTAAAATCGGAGCCGTGGATGGAGAATGGTGTGAAGTCCTGGATCAATCTATCCTGGAGACGGATCTGATTCTCATGGATAGGAAATAG
- a CDS encoding LysR family transcriptional regulator encodes MKLEKLKAFVVVADELNFRKSAEILGMAQPPLTRLIASLEKDLSTKLFERTTRQVQLTSAGIYLLKSGKEIIAQAEKAEREVRAIGKMRSGKLSVSFSRACFMASLPVIIREFQNRFPKIKLELQEERSDKILKGLKSGRYDVGFLDGTISDSELKNRAIRDEALCVLLPDHHPLAKRKFIEIKDLKNDTIILHSKKEAGGFYNAILRLFELSGIRPDIYVKKEKAICPELVASGKGLSLRISGSHPSHFPGTELVPIRNSFLPVSVFWLEENERQEFKSFLSFVTEKDILRSKESECLMEILPGLS; translated from the coding sequence ATGAAGCTGGAGAAATTGAAGGCCTTCGTTGTCGTAGCCGACGAATTGAATTTCAGAAAAAGTGCGGAAATATTAGGGATGGCTCAACCTCCTCTCACTAGGTTGATCGCTTCTTTGGAAAAGGATCTTTCCACAAAACTATTCGAACGAACCACTAGGCAGGTACAACTCACGAGTGCCGGGATCTATCTCTTGAAATCCGGAAAGGAAATCATCGCTCAGGCGGAAAAAGCCGAAAGAGAAGTTCGAGCCATCGGAAAGATGAGATCCGGAAAGTTGAGCGTTTCCTTTTCGAGAGCCTGCTTCATGGCCAGCCTCCCCGTCATCATTCGGGAATTCCAAAATCGCTTTCCTAAGATTAAGTTGGAATTACAGGAAGAGAGGAGCGATAAGATTCTAAAAGGTCTGAAATCTGGTCGTTATGACGTCGGATTCTTGGACGGAACGATATCAGACTCCGAACTCAAAAACCGTGCGATCCGGGACGAGGCCCTGTGCGTTTTACTTCCGGATCACCATCCTTTGGCTAAAAGGAAATTCATAGAGATTAAGGATCTGAAAAACGATACGATCATTCTTCATTCCAAAAAAGAGGCGGGAGGGTTTTATAATGCGATCCTGCGTCTCTTCGAATTAAGCGGGATACGCCCCGATATCTACGTCAAAAAGGAAAAAGCGATCTGCCCCGAATTAGTGGCCTCGGGCAAAGGACTTTCCCTTAGAATTTCCGGATCCCACCCTTCCCATTTTCCGGGTACAGAACTCGTTCCTATCAGAAATTCCTTCCTTCCCGTTTCCGTGTTTTGGCTGGAGGAAAACGAAAGGCAGGAGTTTAAAAGTTTCTTAAGCTTTGTGACCGAAAAGGATATTTTGAGAAGCAAGGAATCGGAATGTCTGATGGAGATTTTGCCGGGGCTATCTTAA
- the modA gene encoding molybdate ABC transporter substrate-binding protein, giving the protein MPRYLILCTVFLFHSVLSAEEITVAVAANFKGPMEEIKIEFQKAFKDTIVPVYGASGQLTSQIKNGAPFDLFLSADMKYPQDLFKTEFAVSSPKPYAIGILILLGTKENKNNSDWKELLLSPEIKHIAVANPASAPYGEAAVQALKHYGIYEALLPKIVFGESITQVNQFIFSESSDFGFTSKSALHSESFQKKQISFQIDPKSYAPILQGVVMLKSVQGPKKNAIQNFYGFLFTKEVQNILLKYGYELPKQPRKILD; this is encoded by the coding sequence ATGCCTCGATACCTCATCCTTTGCACAGTTTTCCTTTTCCATTCCGTTCTCTCCGCGGAAGAGATCACGGTTGCGGTTGCGGCCAACTTCAAAGGACCGATGGAGGAGATCAAAATCGAATTCCAAAAAGCATTTAAGGATACCATCGTACCGGTTTATGGAGCTTCGGGACAGCTTACGAGTCAGATCAAGAATGGAGCGCCCTTCGATTTATTTCTTTCCGCGGATATGAAATACCCCCAGGATCTTTTTAAAACCGAGTTTGCGGTCTCTTCTCCTAAACCTTATGCGATCGGGATCCTGATTCTATTGGGGACCAAGGAAAATAAAAACAATTCGGACTGGAAGGAATTACTCTTAAGTCCGGAAATCAAGCATATCGCGGTAGCAAATCCTGCGAGCGCCCCCTACGGAGAAGCCGCTGTCCAGGCCTTGAAACACTACGGGATCTACGAGGCTCTCCTTCCTAAGATCGTCTTCGGAGAAAGCATCACACAAGTGAATCAGTTTATCTTTTCCGAATCCTCCGATTTCGGTTTCACTTCCAAATCGGCACTTCACTCGGAGAGCTTTCAAAAAAAACAGATCTCGTTTCAAATCGATCCCAAATCCTACGCCCCCATATTGCAGGGAGTCGTGATGCTGAAATCGGTCCAAGGCCCTAAGAAGAATGCGATCCAAAATTTTTACGGATTTCTATTCACGAAAGAAGTCCAAAATATTTTACTCAAATACGGATACGAGTTACCCAAGCAACCTCGGAAAATCCTAGATTAA
- a CDS encoding ABC transporter ATP-binding protein, whose protein sequence is MLRSSSVSDRKAIVNRDIILRCESLTKSFGEPPTVAVKGVNIELKRGEFVSLTGRSGSGKSTLLYMLSGLDEPSSGKVYLEGQDLFQMESKEAHRFRNRNIGFVFQFHYLLPELTALENVLMPARKIGEEVLKRDFARGLLKDFGLEHCSGKYPSQMSGGEQQRAAIARALVMEPALIFADEPTGNLDTTNGDKAMEIFRKRNRENGTTILYVTHDPDYAALALRRIHMVDGIVESDKKQNGRK, encoded by the coding sequence GTGCTAAGGAGTTCCTCCGTATCCGATCGGAAGGCGATTGTAAATCGGGATATAATCTTGCGCTGCGAGTCTTTGACCAAATCCTTCGGAGAACCGCCTACCGTCGCCGTCAAAGGAGTGAATATCGAATTAAAGAGAGGAGAATTCGTTTCCTTAACGGGTAGATCGGGCTCGGGAAAATCCACCTTGCTTTATATGCTGAGCGGACTCGACGAGCCGAGTTCCGGTAAGGTGTATCTAGAAGGCCAAGATCTTTTTCAAATGGAGAGTAAAGAGGCCCATAGGTTTCGAAATCGAAACATAGGATTCGTTTTCCAGTTTCATTATCTATTGCCCGAGTTGACCGCTTTGGAAAACGTTTTAATGCCTGCACGTAAAATCGGAGAAGAAGTTTTGAAAAGGGACTTTGCCCGAGGACTACTTAAGGATTTCGGATTGGAGCATTGTAGCGGCAAGTATCCTTCTCAGATGTCGGGAGGAGAACAACAGAGAGCGGCGATCGCGAGAGCCCTCGTGATGGAACCCGCATTGATCTTTGCTGACGAACCGACCGGTAATCTGGACACTACGAACGGGGACAAGGCCATGGAAATTTTCCGAAAAAGAAATAGGGAGAATGGGACCACGATTTTATATGTGACTCACGATCCGGACTACGCGGCGCTCGCTTTACGAAGGATTCATATGGTGGACGGGATCGTCGAATCGGATAAGAAGCAAAATGGAAGAAAATAA
- a CDS encoding DUF1330 domain-containing protein gives MKYYSVAEIDINSVRWVPSYIRNVTKMIEEKGGRYLARTTNMEKMEGERPLPQLFLIIEWPSKEAARDFYESEEYKPYLENRLKGSKSEFFLVPGEDVNGVAHIRD, from the coding sequence ATGAAATACTACTCAGTTGCAGAAATCGATATAAATAGTGTTAGATGGGTTCCCTCTTATATTCGTAACGTAACCAAGATGATCGAAGAAAAAGGAGGTAGGTATCTAGCCAGAACCACCAATATGGAAAAAATGGAGGGAGAAAGACCGCTTCCCCAACTCTTTCTGATTATCGAATGGCCCTCCAAGGAAGCCGCCCGAGACTTCTACGAATCCGAAGAATACAAACCTTATCTAGAAAACAGACTAAAAGGTTCCAAAAGCGAATTCTTTCTGGTCCCGGGAGAGGATGTGAACGGCGTAGCCCATATACGGGATTAA
- a CDS encoding ABC transporter permease, producing MFFLAIRQLISRPQQTFLTFFGILLGTAGYVVFSGMMLGFQEYITDQLVNNDAQIRISPRDEILKEESFRGVFFSDSNVRWIKPPSGKTDSTQLTNVKGWFSKLDGDDRVEAYAPQLNRQLIFKFGKQTLPGKLFGIDPVRQTQVTTIGSYVEKGNLRDLDRGGDSIFVGAGLLERLGAEEGDILQVVSPSGSISNLKVTGVIRVGNRLIDESTVYASLRTVQRITQSNGMISEIVVRLKDVSKASEVATEWSYLTRDKVQSWDQAYESILAVFKTQNIVRDTTTFTIILVVAFGIYNVLNMVVNHKKKEIAILRSLGFDEQDTIRLFIIQGLLLGFTGALLGLLVGGLACYALDGYPIGGSNTKGPMMSSVMRISWDYTIYLYAFCLSVITSGIAAYIPARSASKLSPVEIIRGSN from the coding sequence ATGTTCTTTCTTGCAATCCGCCAACTCATCAGTAGACCACAGCAGACGTTTTTGACCTTTTTCGGAATCCTACTCGGAACGGCGGGATATGTGGTATTCTCCGGTATGATGCTGGGTTTCCAGGAATACATAACGGACCAACTCGTAAACAACGACGCTCAGATTCGTATCTCTCCCAGGGACGAAATACTTAAGGAAGAAAGTTTTCGCGGGGTGTTTTTCTCGGATTCCAATGTTCGTTGGATCAAGCCCCCGTCTGGTAAAACGGACTCCACCCAGTTGACGAACGTTAAGGGTTGGTTCTCGAAATTGGATGGGGACGATAGAGTGGAAGCTTACGCACCCCAACTGAATCGCCAATTGATTTTCAAGTTCGGAAAGCAGACCCTTCCCGGGAAACTTTTCGGCATAGATCCGGTTCGACAAACCCAAGTTACCACGATCGGAAGTTATGTGGAAAAGGGGAATTTGCGGGACTTAGATCGGGGCGGGGATAGCATCTTTGTAGGCGCCGGCCTGCTGGAGCGCTTGGGCGCGGAAGAAGGGGACATCTTGCAGGTCGTATCTCCTAGCGGAAGTATCTCCAATCTGAAAGTGACCGGAGTGATTCGCGTCGGAAATCGTCTCATCGACGAGAGTACAGTTTACGCTTCCCTTCGGACAGTGCAAAGGATTACGCAGTCGAATGGAATGATATCCGAGATCGTAGTGAGACTCAAGGACGTTTCCAAAGCGTCGGAAGTCGCGACTGAATGGTCCTATCTTACCCGGGACAAGGTGCAGAGTTGGGACCAAGCGTATGAAAGTATTCTCGCCGTTTTTAAAACTCAAAATATAGTGAGGGATACGACCACATTCACCATAATCCTGGTAGTTGCATTTGGAATTTATAATGTTCTAAATATGGTGGTGAATCATAAAAAAAAGGAAATCGCCATTCTGAGGTCCTTAGGTTTCGACGAACAGGATACGATACGGCTTTTCATTATCCAAGGTTTGCTCTTGGGGTTTACGGGTGCATTGCTGGGACTTCTGGTAGGAGGTCTAGCTTGTTATGCTCTGGACGGATATCCGATAGGAGGTTCTAATACGAAAGGTCCGATGATGTCGAGCGTTATGAGGATTTCCTGGGATTATACGATTTATTTATACGCTTTTTGTCTGTCCGTGATCACTAGCGGAATCGCGGCCTATATTCCCGCCAGGTCTGCTTCCAAACTCTCTCCGGTAGAGATTATTAGAGGCAGCAATTGA
- a CDS encoding patatin-like phospholipase family protein, producing MRNLQKRKATESKTIPNSERLIEGTALCLSGGGFRAMLFHLGVLIRLNEIGILSKLAQISSVSGGSIVAAYLGWKWEKLRFGFKGIASNLREEIVIPLIKFSEERCLDLKSMAKGFLIPGLVNRSLRDSYDRLLFGGVRLSSLPEKPKFVFHASNLNTGSLWKFTKGEFSDWKGISIHGLDLKLSEIVAASSSFPPFLSPYVLSLRKASRNKTTEGMDKIVLVDGGVYDNFGVESALKKYKTIYISDGGAPYETKARQGKNWFSQLLRVIDTLELQIRNLRLRQMHELFSSGRRKGGFLSIAGSSRILDKVLDYDGWDGSNVASLPTRLDRIRESDRNQLINWGYKVAFFTIGKAKRSEFKYPL from the coding sequence ATGAGAAACTTGCAAAAAAGAAAAGCGACCGAATCGAAAACGATTCCGAATAGCGAACGCTTGATCGAAGGAACGGCACTTTGTTTATCGGGTGGCGGCTTCAGGGCTATGCTTTTTCATCTAGGAGTGTTGATCCGTTTGAACGAAATCGGAATCCTTTCTAAACTAGCTCAGATCAGTTCGGTTTCGGGAGGATCGATCGTTGCGGCATATCTAGGATGGAAATGGGAAAAACTCAGATTCGGTTTCAAAGGCATCGCGTCGAATTTACGAGAAGAGATAGTGATTCCTCTCATAAAATTCTCCGAGGAAAGATGTTTGGACCTTAAATCCATGGCCAAAGGATTTTTGATCCCCGGTCTCGTGAATCGTAGCCTTAGGGATAGTTACGATAGGCTGCTCTTCGGCGGGGTCCGTTTGAGTTCTTTACCCGAAAAACCCAAATTCGTATTTCACGCCTCGAATTTGAATACCGGATCCTTATGGAAATTCACTAAGGGAGAATTTTCGGATTGGAAGGGGATTAGCATTCACGGATTGGATTTGAAGCTTTCCGAAATCGTCGCGGCTTCTTCTTCTTTTCCCCCTTTCCTTTCTCCTTACGTTCTTTCCTTAAGGAAAGCGTCTAGAAATAAGACGACGGAAGGCATGGATAAGATCGTGTTGGTGGACGGGGGAGTTTACGATAACTTCGGGGTGGAATCCGCTTTAAAAAAATATAAAACGATCTATATCAGCGACGGGGGAGCGCCTTATGAAACTAAGGCGAGGCAGGGCAAAAACTGGTTTTCCCAGCTCCTAAGAGTGATCGATACTCTGGAATTGCAGATTCGAAATCTGAGGCTTCGGCAAATGCACGAATTATTCTCATCCGGAAGAAGAAAGGGAGGGTTCTTATCCATTGCGGGTAGTTCCAGAATTCTGGACAAGGTCCTCGATTACGACGGTTGGGACGGGAGCAATGTAGCTTCTCTTCCTACAAGATTGGATAGAATTCGGGAATCCGATCGAAACCAGCTAATCAATTGGGGGTATAAGGTGGCCTTTTTTACGATCGGTAAAGCAAAAAGGAGCGAATTCAAATATCCTCTTTAA
- a CDS encoding crotonase/enoyl-CoA hydratase family protein: MKTSFEFFEIVPRQDGVAVVYLNRPEKRNAMNWSFWKDLPDVVEEINNDPKIRSFVIAAKGKSFSTGLDLESFFQEFGSVIRGEYGDGRKKFYEFILRMQKGINAVYDSPKPSVAAVQKHCIGGGLDLISACDIRYATYDASISLREAKVAIVADMGSINRLPSIIGQGHTRELAFTGKDIDGEEAYRIGLVSKLFKTQEEVLEAAIATASEIAANPSLVVQGVKEVMNFAEGKPLSAGLNYVALWNSSFLDSKDFRHALQSFQERKRPEFNRD, from the coding sequence ATGAAGACATCTTTTGAATTTTTCGAAATCGTTCCCAGACAGGACGGTGTAGCAGTAGTCTATTTGAATCGCCCCGAAAAAAGAAACGCCATGAACTGGAGTTTCTGGAAAGATCTGCCGGATGTCGTCGAAGAGATCAATAATGATCCCAAAATCCGGTCCTTCGTAATCGCCGCCAAAGGAAAATCCTTCTCCACCGGCCTGGATCTGGAGTCCTTCTTCCAGGAATTCGGCTCCGTCATTCGGGGAGAATACGGAGACGGTCGTAAGAAATTCTACGAATTCATATTACGCATGCAGAAGGGGATCAACGCCGTGTATGATTCTCCCAAACCTTCCGTCGCAGCAGTGCAAAAGCATTGCATCGGAGGCGGCTTGGATTTAATTTCGGCCTGCGATATCCGTTACGCAACCTACGACGCAAGCATCTCCTTAAGAGAAGCTAAGGTCGCCATCGTGGCCGATATGGGATCCATCAATCGTCTACCTTCCATCATCGGACAAGGACATACCAGAGAATTGGCCTTTACCGGAAAAGATATAGACGGAGAAGAAGCTTACAGGATCGGCTTGGTGAGTAAATTATTCAAAACCCAGGAAGAAGTTTTAGAAGCTGCGATCGCGACCGCCTCCGAGATTGCGGCTAACCCTTCCCTGGTCGTCCAAGGTGTGAAAGAAGTTATGAACTTTGCGGAGGGTAAACCTCTTTCCGCCGGACTCAACTATGTCGCTCTTTGGAATTCCAGCTTCTTGGATTCCAAGGATTTTCGACACGCCTTACAATCGTTCCAGGAACGAAAAAGGCCGGAATTCAATAGGGACTGA
- a CDS encoding FecR domain-containing protein has protein sequence MKKLVSIPILLSVVLSFSLCKKAESSSGTGKIVFTVGSVHIQRGEEKLTASISDELKEGDVLVTGEKSLATVAIGEEASIIEIQSGSRFRVDSLKQDKVFTQEEGRSWILVRKLGKGEGLSLVTPTTTAGVRGTKFYANIYDGMSFICHCEGKVELENKEDHSRMSPDGDYLTVTKGSKTIVITQKDLQKINIPYIHDHSEVANSKLGGENRMSMADYFKIVDLAKKKLAEKP, from the coding sequence ATGAAAAAGCTCGTTTCAATCCCAATCCTTCTTTCCGTCGTTTTGTCATTCAGCCTTTGTAAGAAAGCGGAATCGAGTTCCGGAACAGGTAAAATCGTATTCACTGTAGGAAGTGTTCACATCCAAAGGGGAGAGGAAAAACTCACCGCATCCATATCCGACGAACTGAAAGAGGGGGATGTTTTGGTAACCGGGGAAAAATCCCTGGCCACCGTGGCTATAGGAGAAGAGGCTTCCATAATCGAAATTCAGTCGGGCTCCCGTTTCCGAGTAGACTCTCTAAAACAGGACAAGGTTTTCACGCAAGAAGAAGGGCGCTCCTGGATCCTAGTCCGAAAACTCGGAAAAGGAGAGGGGCTCTCTCTCGTTACTCCCACTACGACCGCCGGAGTCAGGGGAACCAAATTTTATGCGAATATATACGACGGTATGAGCTTCATTTGCCACTGCGAGGGTAAGGTGGAATTGGAGAATAAGGAAGATCATTCCAGGATGAGTCCCGACGGAGATTATCTTACGGTTACGAAAGGAAGTAAGACGATCGTAATCACTCAAAAGGATTTACAAAAGATTAATATTCCATATATTCACGATCATAGCGAGGTCGCGAATTCTAAGCTTGGGGGGGAGAATCGGATGAGCATGGCGGATTATTTCAAGATTGTGGACCTGGCGAAAAAGAAGTTAGCGGAGAAGCCTTAG